The sequence CGTCCATGAAGAGGGCGTTGACGACTTTGAGGATGTCGCGCTCGGAGGTGTAGTGACCGCCGGTCTGTCGGCGCTCCTTGGGGTCCATGATGCCCTGGAAGAGGGATCCGAAAATCGCGGGTGAAATTTTCGACCAGTTGAAATCGGTGCAGGCGACCAGCGCGTCGCGCATGGCGCGGTTGAAGTCGGCGAAGGGGAGGCGCTCGCGGAAGAGATCGCCGTTGACGTAGGGGAATGCGGCAAGAGCCTCGTCGAGGTTCCGCTGTCGGCGCTCGGGCGGGGTATCGAGGATGTCGAAGAGGCGGGCCAGAAGCACGCCAAGATCGGAGCCGTCCTTGGCCGTGCGGTTCTCGATGAAGAGGGTGAAGGCGCCAGGCTCGAAGAGGCCGGTGTCTTCGGCGAAGAGGCAGAAGAGGATGCGGACCAAAAAGCGTTCGAGGTCGTGTCCCTTATAACCGCCGTCGGCGAGGGCGTCGTGGAGGTCGCCGAGGATCTCCACGGCCCGCATATTTATGGGGTCTTCGTCGCGCACCCGGTGCTGCGTGTAGCCTGCGATGAAGGCGAATTCGTGAATGTGCTTGTGCAGTTCCTTGAGGGGAAACTCGGATTTGCTGTATTTGCGGGCCGCGCAGAGCGGCAGTTCGAGCTGGTCGTCAGGATCCAGATCGTAGAGGGCGACACGGTCGAAGTCGGAGAGGATGACATAGCGCGGGAGGTCTTCGGCCCGCTGCTCGCGGGCGAGATCCTGGATGTAATTGAAGGCTTGCGACTCGGCCTTGTCCAGACTCTTGCCGCAGCTCTTGTGCTCGGCGAGCATGATACCCCGCCAGAAGAGGTCGATGTAGCCGTACTGGCCGTTGATCTTGCGGACGGGTTCCTCGAAGGTGGCCAGCAGGCGGCGACGGACGCCGAACACGCCGAAGAACTCGTCCCAGAAGGATTTGGCCTCCGCGTCCTCACGGTGCTCCTCGGCCCATTCGCGCGAAAAGCGGATGGCGTTCTGACGGATTTCGTTCCAACTGATCGGCATGCAGGATTCCTCTGGCATCGCAACGGCGCGAAATAACGGTCACGCGGACAGCGGAGAAGATAGCGCGATTGATGGCGGGTGGCAAGGAGGAAAGCTGAATATGGAAAGTTGAAAGCTGACCGTTCGCCTTGTCGATTCTTGTCGGTTACTCTTGTAAAGGAACGAACAGGCCCGGCCCCGGACGGATGGTAGCGTGGGCGAACGCCGCGCCGGGGCGATTTTCGGGGGAGATGTCGAATGAATCGATATGGGTCGTATGGTGACGGCGGGAGGCAGGGCTATTTTCTGGCGGGGGTGGGTATGATTTCGGTATGGCTTTTTCGTCGGGCGATGATCCGCAGCACGGTGTCCAGCACCCGGTCCAGGCGCTGCACCACATCTTCGGCGAGGACGCGCAGAACGAGGTAGCCGTGCTCTTGCAATAGGATATCCTTCATCCGGTCGCGGCGGTAGGCCGCCGGATCGGCCAGATGCTGTGCGCCGTCAACCTCGATTGCCACCTTGCACCGTTCGCACAGCAGATCGACCTCCATCATCTCGGAGTCGCCGAACGGGATCGGCAGCGGCCGGTTCAACGCAAACAGCCCTTCGGTATCCTTCAGCGTCTCCAGGCGTCGGAAAAGAAAGGCCTCACCCGCGCTTCGCGCCCGTGAAACGCCAGCCATCGCATCGGTGAGGGTTTTGGTTGCGAACACGAACAGGTCGGCAAGCGGGATGTCCACACCATCGCGTATCAGTCGCCGCACCGTGGCGGCGTAAGTTTCGTTCCACTGCGGATCCACGGGCAGTTCGACCTCGGGGGGCCACCCCGCCACCGCGCCTGCGGGAAGGAGGATGCGATAGCCGATCGCCTCGTATCCGCGACAGCGCCGGTCGAACATTCGGGCCAGCATGCGGACGTTCAGATCGGCATAGTCATGGATGTGAACCTCGTGTTTGCCTGGATCCAGCCGGTGCAAGCGTCCGGCGTACTGCGCGATCACCCCTTTCCAGGAAACGGGCATCGCCAGAAAAAGGGTGTCGAGCCGGGCGTCGTCAAAGCCTTCGCCCAGATACCGTCCCGTCGCCAGGATCAGGCGCGGTTGCTCCCGCGGCACGGCCTCCAGCCGCGCCCTCACTTGCGCCTGTTGCTTTCGGCCAGAGCCGCCTGTGAACACGAAGACCGCCGTGGATTCGGGTATCCGCTGCTTCAGGCCCGCCTCCAGCACGGCGAGATGGTCAACCCGTTCGGACAAAACAACCGGTGATCGCCCTGCGTTCAGCGCTGCGGCGATCTCGTCGCACAGTTTGGCGTTACGGGCGGCATTCACGCAGATTTCGTTCATATAGAGCAGGAACCGTCTTCTCGGAGCGGCCTCCTCCGAGGCTTCCAGGGAGGGCTGAAAGGCGGTGGGACGGACTTTGACCAGATGGACGAACGGCTGTCGCGCCGCCTGCTGTTTCGCGCTCACCCGATAGCGGATCGGGCCGCACTGCATGAAGATGATCGGATGATGGCCGTCCTTGCGAAACGGCGTCGCCGATAGCCCCAATACGTAGCGGGCATGGGCGCGGCGGACGACCGACTCGAAGCCCACCGCCGAGACGGCATGGCACTCATCGACCACCACGTGCCCGTATCGCGCGACGCAATCGTTCGCGCCGTCGGCATTGACAAGGCTCTGGAACAGCGCGACGTCAATCCGTCCCGTCAGCGTTTTGCGTCCGCCGCCCCATCGGCCGATCATCTTTTCGGGAATGCCGAGAAAGGTCGAGAGCCGCGCGACCCATTGCTCCTGAAGCTGGCGCCTGTTGACCAGAACCAGCGTGTTGACGCCCCGTTGCGCGATCAGCCACGCCGCGAGCACCGTCTTGCCGAAAGCCGTGGTCGCGGCCAGAACACCGGTGTCGTGGGCGAGCATCGCCTGTGCGGCGGCGCGCTGCTCCGGCCGCAAGGTGCCAGCAAACGCTACATCCAGCCGCTCTCCAGAACAGCGTTCGTCATGGAGCACCAGCTCGATGTCGGCCGATTGCAGCAGGGCCTCAAGGTCGTCCCGGCATCCACGGGGCAGGATGACGTGATCGGCAACGAGCTCGGCGCAGGAGATGATGCGCGGGA comes from Lentisphaerota bacterium and encodes:
- a CDS encoding DUF559 domain-containing protein, producing MDPIPIHSFADTTHSSPSETKVALFRSLFRGREDVFARRFESARTGRSGYQPVCANEWRHGLCDKKCGPCARCSNRQFVPVSDLLIAHHLTGADEQGRPFVMGVYPLLTDETCCFLAMDFDQAAWQDDVTAVLRVSRDLNVPFILERSRSGNGGHLWLFFSEPVPARLARELGSFMLTAAAERHAYLGLDSYDRLFPNQDTMPQGGFGNLIALPLQKHARAQGNTLFLDDAFAPHADPWAFLAQTRRLSAQDAEALVTQARRRDGVLGVRYPETEADDPRTPMVSLPSTLLLPEKHPGSVTAHLSDRLYVERNMLPASLLNRIARLAAFQNPSFYAAQAMRMNTFGIPRIISCAELVADHVILPRGCRDDLEALLQSADIELVLHDERCSGERLDVAFAGTLRPEQRAAAQAMLAHDTGVLAATTAFGKTVLAAWLIAQRGVNTLVLVNRRQLQEQWVARLSTFLGIPEKMIGRWGGGRKTLTGRIDVALFQSLVNADGANDCVARYGHVVVDECHAVSAVGFESVVRRAHARYVLGLSATPFRKDGHHPIIFMQCGPIRYRVSAKQQAARQPFVHLVKVRPTAFQPSLEASEEAAPRRRFLLYMNEICVNAARNAKLCDEIAAALNAGRSPVVLSERVDHLAVLEAGLKQRIPESTAVFVFTGGSGRKQQAQVRARLEAVPREQPRLILATGRYLGEGFDDARLDTLFLAMPVSWKGVIAQYAGRLHRLDPGKHEVHIHDYADLNVRMLARMFDRRCRGYEAIGYRILLPAGAVAGWPPEVELPVDPQWNETYAATVRRLIRDGVDIPLADLFVFATKTLTDAMAGVSRARSAGEAFLFRRLETLKDTEGLFALNRPLPIPFGDSEMMEVDLLCERCKVAIEVDGAQHLADPAAYRRDRMKDILLQEHGYLVLRVLAEDVVQRLDRVLDTVLRIIARRKSHTEIIPTPARK